One genomic region from Diabrotica undecimpunctata isolate CICGRU chromosome 9, icDiaUnde3, whole genome shotgun sequence encodes:
- the LOC140450435 gene encoding uncharacterized protein, protein MRNYNLDETATTTVHKPKKVLASKGSKQVSKYTSGERGVLVTTCCIVSASGNSLPPAMIFPRKNFRKHMISGAPPGTLGLATNNGWMNGEAFVKVMEHFKHSGSIKENPTCLIFDKHESHLTVPTLNLAKENGVTIATFPPHCSIKLQPLDVVVYQPFKAHYNAAVDSWLLHHPGTPLSIYQVAQCVGVAHEKTLTPANIKSGFKKCGIFP, encoded by the coding sequence ATGCGCAACTACAATTTAGATGAGACTGCAACAACAACTGTTCATAAACCAAAGAAAGTACTGGCATCTAAGGGTAGTAAACAGGTAAGCAAATATACCAGTGGGGAAAGAGGAGTGCTCGTTACGACATGTTGCATAGTAAGCGCTTCTGGAAATAGTTTACCTCCGGCAATGATTTTCCCAAGAAAAAATTTCAGAAAGCACATGATCAGTGGTGCTCCTCCAGGGACTCTTGGATTGGCCACTAACAATGGCTGGATGAACGGAGAGGCGTTTGTTAAAGTTATGGAACACTTTAAACACAGTGGGTCCATAAAGGAGAACCCTACGTGTCTTATATTTGACAAACATGAAAGTCATTTGACTGTTCCAACATTAAACCTTGCCAAAGAAAATGGAGTGACTATTGCTACATTTCCTCCTCACTGCAGTATTAAACTGCAACCACTTGATGTGGTTGTTTATCAGCCATTTAAGGCACATTACAACGCTGCTGTTGATTCATGGCTTTTACACCACCCAGGCACACCATTATCAATTTACCAGGTTGCACAGTGTGTTGGAGTTGCTCATGAAAAGACGCTTACACCGGCTAATATCAAATCTGGTTTTAAAAAATGTGGAATTTTTCCATAA